Genomic DNA from Deltaproteobacteria bacterium:
TCCTTGTTTGTCGCACCCACCTTGAGGGACTGCTTGATCTTCGTCTTCGTTCCCTCACATCTCATTCGTCCTGAACCACACCCGAAAAAAAAACATCGTCGGCCCAGAAGCCTCCAAAGGTTTTGATTGACATGCGAGCATGGCGGACTGATCGTCAGTTCATTTCATGAACCTCGAAAACAATGAGGATACGGTCATGGTCATCCATGAAATCGTTCTGGCTCTCGACCCATCACACGCCTTTCCGATGTCTTCAGCCCGAAGGGCCAGGACCGTGGCCATGGCCAAGGCGCTCAGTCTGGCCGCTATGGCCTTTGCCTTTTTGGTGCTTGTCTGGCCAAGACCGGCCATGGCCGACCTCGACACCGACTATGAGCGGGCCATCGAAGACGCCAAACAGGCCGACCCGGACGAAATAAGCCGCAACCTGTGGGCCATCGTGCCCTCCAATGGTGATCTGATCTGGGAAGGCGAACCAGGAGAATCACGCCTTCTGGTCGTCACCTGGGCTAGCCCCTATTTCTTCAACACCTTCTACAAAGGTCGAGAGGGGCAGGAAATTTTACTGCCCGTAGATTACAACGCCTGGGTGACCGTCGTTCCCGAACTCAAGGATTTCTTCAAAACCCGCAACCAACCCCTACCCGTGAACGAACAGGCCGCCGACCTGCGTATCAAGCAGCTTCTCGGACTGTACTATACGTGGGATTTCGCTTCTTTGGTCCAGATATGGGTCTATCCCCAGAACCTGTTCAGGCCCTCGGCCGATCCGGAAATCACCGACCACGAGGCTGAACTGGACTACCCGACCACCGGCAATCGCTTCCTGGCTTTTGGTCCGGCCACCATCACCGAATACAAGCAACCGCCCCGGGATTTTCAAGGCTGGTTCGAGTTCAACAAGATCGTCCGCTATGAAAAGGATGGCTATTGGGCGCCCTGGACCCGGCTCGGATACACCTACGACTGGAACAACGCCACGGACGAGTTCGGTTTGAGCGAGTTCATCCTACTGGGCAACTCCACGGTCAAGATCGAATCCTGCACTCCGGAATATGAAATCCTTGGCTACTTCACCCCACCGGATTCCGGCGGATCTTCGTCAGGCGGCTGCTTGGCCACAGGGCCAAACAGCTCGGGAGACCCCTGGCCATGGCTCTTTCTTTTGATCATGGCTTTCGGATGGCGATGGAGGTGGAAAACTCATCGGGACAAGACAGCCGACTAGCCCGTCAACCTTCCGCGAAGCCTGACTGGCGCCGCCATTCGTCAGGCACCTGTCCAAAAAGACACTTTGCCTCAACACGTCGGAGCAGCCTTCTGGCCCAATTCTTTTTCCATCCGCCTGACTCTGAGCTTCTTTTCCATCTCCACCAAAAGGAAGAGGGCCACGGCCAGAGCCAGGGTCTCGGCCCACTGTACGATACCGATGGGGGCCGTGCCGAACATGGTATTCATGAACGGCACATAGATGAGCACAAGCTGCAGAACGACCATGAGACCGATACCTGCCGGGACCCAGATGTTGGACATGATGCCCAAAGTAAAGGGGTTCTGGGTGAAGGACCGGGCGTTCAATAGATAGGCCGCCTCGAGCATGACAAAGACATTCACGGCCACGGTCCTGGCCTCTTCGATGGTCCGTCCCAGGGAAAGCTCAAGCTTGAACATACCGAAGGCGGCCACCAGGAGACACAGCCCCACCATGAGCACTCGGAAAGCCAGACACGGGCCGAGGATGGGTCTGGATGGATCTCTGGGAGGCCTGTCCATGATCCCCTGTTCCTTGGCCTCGAAGGCCAGCATGAGGCCCAGAGCCCCGGCCGTGGTCATGTTGATCCACAGAATCTGAACGGGCAGGATGGGCAGGGTGGCGCCGAAGAGAACGGCCGCGAGAATGACCAACCCCTCGCCCAGGTTGGTCGGCAGGGTCCAGACGATGAACTTGATCAGGTTGTCGAACACGCCCCGGCCCTCTTCCACTGCGGCCTCGATGGTCGCGAAATTGTCGTCGGTCAGGATCATGTCCGCGGCTTCCTTGGCCGCGTCCGTCCCGGCCAGACCCATGGCCACGCCGATGTTGGCCTGCCGCAAGGCCGGGGCGTCGTTGACCCCGTCCCCGGTCATGGCCACGACCTGGCCCAGGGTCTGGAGAGCCCGAACCAGCCGGAGCTTCTGCTCCGGGGAAACCCTGGCGAAGACCGAGATATCCTTGACCACTCCGAGCAGTTCCTCGTCGCTCATGGCCTCAATTTCTTGCCCGGTCAGCGCCCGCCCCTGTCCGTTCTCGGAAATTAGACCCAGTTGTCGCCCGATGGCCACAGCCGTTGCTGCATGGTCACCGGTAATCATCTTGACGGCGATGCCGGCCTGCTGACAATTCTTGACCGCAGTCACGGCTTCGGGCCTGGGTGGATCGATCATGGCCTGAAGACCCAGAAAAATTAGGCCTTCTCTCAGATCGCCATGGTCCAACTCGGATTTGGAATCCGAGAACCGCTTCGTAGCCAGGGCCAAGACTCTTTGACCCTCGGCAGCCATGGTCTCCATGTGGTCAAGAATCGCCTGTCCGTCCAGGGAGATCTCTGATCCGTCATCAGCCGTGGCCGAACCGCAGCGTTCAAGAATTCGTTCAACCGCGCCCTTGACGAAGGCCACCCTCCCCTGATCGAACTCCTCGTCACTCTGGTGCAGGGTGGCCATGTACTGATACTCGGACTCAAAGGGCACGCTGTCTAACCGGGGATAGGCCTTCTCGCACTTCTCACGCTCCAGGCCATATTTGGCTGCCGACACGATCAGGGCCGCCTCGGTGGGATCTCCTTCGACGCCCAGGCCAGATTCTCGGGTCACGATTCTGGAATCGTTGCAGAGCAGACCGCAAAGCAGAATCCGCTCCAATGCGTAGGTATGGGGGGCCGAGCCGTTCTCTGACGTGATCGAACCGGACGGATGGTATCCGACCCCCTGGACCCGGTACAGGGAAGATCCGGCCTGAATGCCCTGTACGGTCATCTGGTTCTGGGTCAACGTTCCGGTCTTGTCCGAGCAGATGACCGTGGTTCCGCCCAAGGTCTCCACCGCCGGAAGTTTCCGAATGATGGCCCGTCGGACCGCCATTCGAGACACGCCGATGGCCAGGATGACCGTCACCGCCGCTGGCAGACCCTCGGGGATGGCGCCCACAGCCAGGGCCACGGCGGCCATGAACATCTCCCGGGCCGGTTCGCCGCGGAGGATCCCGGCCAAAAAGGTCAACGCGGCCAAGACCCCGATGGCGTAAAGAAGATAGTGGCTGAATGTGGCTATCTTTCGGGTCAGAGGTGTCTGGAGGTCGTCGGCCTGCTTGATCAGGGCCGAGATGCGGCCGATCTCGGTGTGGTCGCCGATGCCTACCACCATACCCGTGGCCTGACCGTGAGCAACCACCGTGGAGGCGTAGGCCATGCAGCGCCGCTCAGCCAGAACGGACTCGGAGGGAACCGGTTCCGGATTTTTTTCCACCGGCACGGATTCTCCGGTCAAGGCCGATTCATCCACCCGGAGCTCTCGGGCCGTGGCCAGACGAAGATCAGCCGGAACCTTGTCTCCAGATCTAACCCGGACCAAATCGCCCGGCACGAGTTGCTCGGCTGATATCCTCTGGCTGCGGCCACCGCGGATGACCTCGGCCTCGGTGGACATAGCCGAGGCCAGAGCGGCCAGAGCCTGAACCGCTTTCAGTTCCTGGAGAAAGCCGACCGTCGCATTGACCAGGACCACGGCTGCGATGACCGCCGAATCAACCCACTCCCCGAGCAAGGCCGTGACCAGGGCGGCGGCCAGAAGAATGTAGACCAGGGGCTGGTGGAACTGGAGCATAAACCGCTCCATAGCCGTCTTCTGGCGTCCCTGGGTGATGCGGTTAGGCCCGAACTCGTCCTGTCTGGCCTTGACCTCCAGAATGTCCAGGCCTTTTTCCGAATCCGTATCCAGCAAGGACGCGGCCTCTTTGGCATTTCGGCAATGCCAGCATTTTTTCAGCAAGGACTCGATCATTTCCGGCCTCCCATTCCTGTGTTCCGCAAAACAACACCCATATCACTCCGGACCGTCGATTCAGGGCGACATGCCGTTTCGGCTTCAAGTCCCGGACTGTCGACCACCCTCCTGGATCCATATCGAAAGATGTATTCGGACTCAAGGACCTGGACGGCCCAATCAGAGAAGGACCCGTTCGTCCAACTCCCTCATACTCACCGTCTCGAGTTCTCGGGCCAAGGCCTCCTGAAAGGCTTCCTGCAAACCCGCCTGCACTGAACCCTTGCGTGCGGCCGCGAAGAAGCGGCCGACCAGGGCCCTGGTCTCGGAGGGCCAGGTCGATGTCGGCCCCTGCTTGCCCTCGGCCAAAAGCGGCGGTTCCTCCCTCCTGGCGTGGGCCCAGTTGACCACATGGCGGTAATGGATCAGAAAACGGTCCAGGAGGACAAAGGGAAACTGTTGGTTGACGACCGGACCGACCGTGACCCGAAAACCTCCAAGCCTCAATCCGGCCACCCTGGTTTTCACCAGACGATCCCCCTGCCAGAGCACGGCCCCGGCTCCCAGCAGCCCGCCGAGGCCGGCAAAGGCGCCAAGACTCAGCCCATGGGCCAAAGCGTCGGCCAGAACGCCCACTCCGGCCCCGGCCAAGGCCCCCACGGCCGCCAGTTGTCCCGAGGTGAGACCCAGGACCTGCCAAGTCTGGGCGGCAAAGATGTCCTTGTCCAGGATGGACTGAGCCGTCAGCAGAGGCCGAAGGCGGCGATGGCGAAAAATGGCCCGGATCTGGGCAAAGGTCTGATGCTCTCGGGCGGCAACGGCGTCCTTGAGGGTCAGGAAAAGTTTTTCTCGCAGGGCCTCGGACTCGGACTTGTCCCGGCAGGTGCCGGTCCGGTGCATGGCCAGCGCGGCCTTGAGGTAGCTGACGGCCACGCGGGCCGCGGCCCGGTGTCGGCCGGCCCAGTCGGCCCGGAAAGCCTCGACCACGCCGGAAAGGGCAGGGGCCCAGTCCTCGTCGATGGTTCGCAGGCCCTCAAGAAGTTCCAGGCGTTCGGCGAACGTGGCCCGCATAGGGTTGAACGATTTGGTCATGTTGAAATGTCGGCGAAATTCCGCCCTCCACTCTGAAAGAAACTCCTCCTCTCCGGTCTTGGCGTTCAAGATGGCCATCCTCGGCAGGCCGGTCAGGCGAAGAATCTCCATCTCCACCCGGTCCGTCCGTCGCAGAGGCCGCGAGGCATCGACCACATGGATCAGCCCTCCCCGGTCCATGATCGGGTAGAAGATCTCGCACTCGTCCCGGAAATCCGGATTCCAGCGGTGGGCCTCGACGAATTCGCGAAGGAGATCCTGGGGCGGGCCTGGAAAGGCCTGCATCCATGCCAGGGTCTCGGTGGGATTCTGAAAGCCGGGGGTGTCCACGAACCGAATGAGCTCCTTGTCGTCCACGGTGATCGGATAGGCTCGGCTGTACCGGGTCTCTCCCGGAACGGCGCTGATGGGCACGGCGTCGTCCTCCACCAGGGTCGACACCACTGAGGACTTGCCCTCGTTGGGGTGGCCGATGATGGCGAACACCGGAATTCGATCAGGATTCATGCCGACGGACCTCCAGGTTGGGTCGGCCCAGGCCCGCGGTGATATCTTCCCAGATTTGGGCTTGATCCGGATCTGGAGTGGTAAAGGGACTCCCTTGCCGGGGGCGTCCGACCAGCAAAACGGTCAAGGCTGACGCCTCCCCTGCCGCCTTGGACAATTCCTCGAGCAGTCGGAGATTCTCACGGATGGGCGGCTGCCAAGCCTCTTGAACCAGAATCAGATCCGAGGGCCCGGTGTTTTCGACCAGTTTGGCCGCCGAATCGCTGTCGTCCCGCACCTGGCCGCTCAGAGTCAGCACCGTCGGCAGCCCATGATCAGGACCGATCCACGGGAAATACGGCAGGCCGTCGGGAACCGGGCCCAGTTCGGCGGGCCACAGCAAGGCCCAGCCGGGGCCGGACGGATCCGCATTTCCGAAGGTCTCAGCTTCAGGACAAGGGATTTTCGACCCTTCGACGCCCTTCTGGGCACACCTGTCCGAACACGTGCCGTCCTTGGAAACCGTCTCCGGCTTGGGCCGGGTCTCTTGGTTCGAAATATCCTCGAGATTGGATCGCGAGACAGGCCCCGCTGATCCGGGACTCATCTCGGCCTGGGCCGAAACCCCCAGCCTTTGGGCCAAGCGGACGGCCGCGGCGCTCTGGGGAAACCCGCGGCTCAAGCTAATCCTGGTCCTGATTAGGGCCAAAGCCAAAACTCCGAGCCGGGGCAGCAATCCATAACAGAAGATGCAGCCCAGAAGAAATGGCCACCAGGCTGTCAGGTCCGTCGAGACCAGGGAGGCCAAACCATCCTTGAGCACGATGCGACTGCCCTCGACCTGCTCGAGACTCGGCCAGGCTCCGTGAAACCAGGACCAGGGCCAAGCCAAGGCTTTGGCCAGATCGTGAACCAGACTTGGACCGAGTTCCAAGGTCGATTGCCAGCCAAAGGCCAGATCCCGGGTCGTGACCAGCAAGACAAAGACGAGGGCCGCGCCCAGGTTGAAGGCCGCTCCAAAGAACTGCATGGCGGAGGTCAGAGGCCAGGTCAGATAGGGCCAGAGCTGGATGGCCATGGATCGAAAAAAACCGCTGGTCCGTTTCAGGCGTATCCGGCGCGCCTCGATCCTCGCACCAGGAGTCCAGGACTGGACCATGCCGGCGAGACGGGTCAATCCAAGCAGGAACAGACGGCCGAACGCCCCGGGAAAAGCCTTCCGGCTCCGGCCGAGGACCGCTCCGGCCGCCAGAAGCACGAGCTGGAATCCGACCCAGAAGGTCACGAACAGACCGACGTTGATCGGGGTCTGTCCGGTATAGGCCAGATACCCGGCCATGGACAGCCCTCCGGACACCAGTCCCCCGAGGCCGAGAATCCAGACCAGGGCACTCAGGGCCTGGGCCAAGGCCGCTCCAGGCAGGGGCTCGCTTCGTTCCTCCCGGACCCGGAGGGTCCACCGCCTGAGCAGGCATCCCCGGACATCCGGTGATCGCAGATCGTCGGTCGGATCGAGGCCCTGAAGGCATGACCGCAAGGCTTCGTGATCCGGCATTGCGGATTCGTCCCGACGGTCGGAGTCCTGGAGTAGATACCAGAAATCCGCCAGCAGAGAGAGGGTCCAGCGTCCGGGATCGGCCATGCTGCCAGCCTTCAGGAATTGCGCTGGATCCGGGCCCAGGAGTCGCGCAGGCACACGGCCCGGTTGAAGACCGGCAGCCCCGATGTGCTGTCCGGATCCTTGCAGAAATAGCCCAGCCGCTCGAACTGGAAAATCTCCCCCACCTTGGCCGAGGAAAGGCTCGGCTCGAGCTTGCAGCCTGTGAACACGGTCAGGGATTCGGAACTCAGGCTGTCCATGAAGTCCTTGTCACCGGCTCCCGGCTGCTCGTCCTTGAAAAGCCGGTCGTAGCGCCGGGCCTCGGCCTCAAGGGCGTGGCGGGCTGAAACCCAGTGCAGGGTCCCTCGAACCTTGCGGCCGTCGGCCGACCAGCCGCCCTTGGACTGGGGGTCGATGGCGCAGCGCAGTTCAGTCACCCGGCCTGCTTCGTCCTTCACCACCCCCGTGCAGGTGGCGTAGTAGGCATAGCGCAGGCGGACCTCCTGGCCCGGGGCCAGCCGGTACCATTTCTTGGGGGCCTCCTCCAGGAAATCGTCCTCCTCGACGTAGATCTCCCGGCAAAAGGGAACCGGCCGCGATCCCATGGACTCGTCCTCGGGATGATAGGGAAAATCGATCATCTCCACCTGATCGTCAGGGTAGTTCTCGATGACCACCTTCAGGGGTCTCAACACCCCCATGACCCGGGGGGCCCGGCGATTGAGATCCTCACGCAGACAATGCTCCAACAGGGCGATATCCACTAGGTTCTCGGCCCGGGAAATGCCGATGCGCTCGCAAAAATCGCGGA
This window encodes:
- a CDS encoding cation-transporting P-type ATPase, translated to MESLLKKCWHCRNAKEAASLLDTDSEKGLDILEVKARQDEFGPNRITQGRQKTAMERFMLQFHQPLVYILLAAALVTALLGEWVDSAVIAAVVLVNATVGFLQELKAVQALAALASAMSTEAEVIRGGRSQRISAEQLVPGDLVRVRSGDKVPADLRLATARELRVDESALTGESVPVEKNPEPVPSESVLAERRCMAYASTVVAHGQATGMVVGIGDHTEIGRISALIKQADDLQTPLTRKIATFSHYLLYAIGVLAALTFLAGILRGEPAREMFMAAVALAVGAIPEGLPAAVTVILAIGVSRMAVRRAIIRKLPAVETLGGTTVICSDKTGTLTQNQMTVQGIQAGSSLYRVQGVGYHPSGSITSENGSAPHTYALERILLCGLLCNDSRIVTRESGLGVEGDPTEAALIVSAAKYGLEREKCEKAYPRLDSVPFESEYQYMATLHQSDEEFDQGRVAFVKGAVERILERCGSATADDGSEISLDGQAILDHMETMAAEGQRVLALATKRFSDSKSELDHGDLREGLIFLGLQAMIDPPRPEAVTAVKNCQQAGIAVKMITGDHAATAVAIGRQLGLISENGQGRALTGQEIEAMSDEELLGVVKDISVFARVSPEQKLRLVRALQTLGQVVAMTGDGVNDAPALRQANIGVAMGLAGTDAAKEAADMILTDDNFATIEAAVEEGRGVFDNLIKFIVWTLPTNLGEGLVILAAVLFGATLPILPVQILWINMTTAGALGLMLAFEAKEQGIMDRPPRDPSRPILGPCLAFRVLMVGLCLLVAAFGMFKLELSLGRTIEEARTVAVNVFVMLEAAYLLNARSFTQNPFTLGIMSNIWVPAGIGLMVVLQLVLIYVPFMNTMFGTAPIGIVQWAETLALAVALFLLVEMEKKLRVRRMEKELGQKAAPTC
- a CDS encoding DUF3482 domain-containing protein encodes the protein MNPDRIPVFAIIGHPNEGKSSVVSTLVEDDAVPISAVPGETRYSRAYPITVDDKELIRFVDTPGFQNPTETLAWMQAFPGPPQDLLREFVEAHRWNPDFRDECEIFYPIMDRGGLIHVVDASRPLRRTDRVEMEILRLTGLPRMAILNAKTGEEEFLSEWRAEFRRHFNMTKSFNPMRATFAERLELLEGLRTIDEDWAPALSGVVEAFRADWAGRHRAAARVAVSYLKAALAMHRTGTCRDKSESEALREKLFLTLKDAVAAREHQTFAQIRAIFRHRRLRPLLTAQSILDKDIFAAQTWQVLGLTSGQLAAVGALAGAGVGVLADALAHGLSLGAFAGLGGLLGAGAVLWQGDRLVKTRVAGLRLGGFRVTVGPVVNQQFPFVLLDRFLIHYRHVVNWAHARREEPPLLAEGKQGPTSTWPSETRALVGRFFAAARKGSVQAGLQEAFQEALARELETVSMRELDERVLL
- a CDS encoding DUF2868 domain-containing protein, whose protein sequence is MADPGRWTLSLLADFWYLLQDSDRRDESAMPDHEALRSCLQGLDPTDDLRSPDVRGCLLRRWTLRVREERSEPLPGAALAQALSALVWILGLGGLVSGGLSMAGYLAYTGQTPINVGLFVTFWVGFQLVLLAAGAVLGRSRKAFPGAFGRLFLLGLTRLAGMVQSWTPGARIEARRIRLKRTSGFFRSMAIQLWPYLTWPLTSAMQFFGAAFNLGAALVFVLLVTTRDLAFGWQSTLELGPSLVHDLAKALAWPWSWFHGAWPSLEQVEGSRIVLKDGLASLVSTDLTAWWPFLLGCIFCYGLLPRLGVLALALIRTRISLSRGFPQSAAAVRLAQRLGVSAQAEMSPGSAGPVSRSNLEDISNQETRPKPETVSKDGTCSDRCAQKGVEGSKIPCPEAETFGNADPSGPGWALLWPAELGPVPDGLPYFPWIGPDHGLPTVLTLSGQVRDDSDSAAKLVENTGPSDLILVQEAWQPPIRENLRLLEELSKAAGEASALTVLLVGRPRQGSPFTTPDPDQAQIWEDITAGLGRPNLEVRRHES